A single region of the Jatrophihabitans sp. GAS493 genome encodes:
- a CDS encoding uridine kinase, whose product MSRGESPGRSGALPTVAFAPIGEAELVERLAEFLATFPAAAQDGAAAHAGTATLRVAIDGAGATRPHELAQALIEPLRRRSRPVTHLRDDLFWRDASLRLEYGRHDLQSFAEGWLDHATLRREVLDPLGPGGSGRFLPSLRDPVSNRMTRAATIEAPPGSIVLVSGALLIRPELEFDVRIHLAMSAAALARHTPAEAAWTLPAFASYDEESEPSDRADVVVRLEDPRRPAIRFNASG is encoded by the coding sequence ATGAGCCGCGGCGAATCGCCGGGGCGCAGCGGAGCCCTACCGACTGTGGCCTTCGCGCCGATCGGCGAGGCCGAGCTTGTCGAGCGACTCGCGGAGTTCCTGGCCACCTTCCCGGCAGCAGCGCAGGATGGCGCAGCAGCGCACGCTGGTACGGCGACGCTTCGGGTCGCGATCGACGGCGCCGGGGCGACCCGCCCCCACGAGTTGGCGCAGGCGCTGATCGAGCCGCTGCGCCGACGGTCCCGTCCCGTGACCCATCTGCGTGACGATCTCTTCTGGCGCGACGCGTCACTGCGGCTGGAGTACGGCCGTCACGATCTGCAGTCCTTCGCCGAGGGATGGCTCGATCACGCGACACTGCGCCGAGAGGTGCTGGACCCGTTGGGGCCGGGTGGCTCGGGGCGGTTCCTGCCGTCCCTGCGGGATCCGGTGAGCAACCGGATGACCCGAGCCGCCACCATCGAGGCCCCGCCGGGCAGCATCGTGCTCGTCAGCGGTGCGCTGCTGATCCGCCCCGAGCTGGAGTTCGACGTTCGTATCCACCTGGCCATGTCCGCCGCCGCGCTGGCCCGGCACACCCCGGCCGAGGCGGCCTGGACACTGCCGGCCTTCGCCAGTTACGACGAAGAGTCCGAGCCGTCGGATCGGGCCGACGTCGTCGTTCGGTTGGAGGATCCCCGCCGCCCAGCCATCCGCTTCAACGCATCCGGCTGA
- a CDS encoding mycoredoxin: protein MTVADVTMYSTTWCSYCKRLKTMLDREGIAYEEVNIELDEAAADLVMKVNGGNQTVPTLVFADGSALTNPSVAQVKEQLASVA, encoded by the coding sequence ATGACCGTGGCAGATGTGACGATGTACTCGACGACGTGGTGCAGCTACTGCAAGCGTCTGAAGACGATGCTCGATCGTGAGGGTATCGCCTATGAAGAGGTGAACATCGAACTCGACGAAGCCGCGGCCGACCTGGTGATGAAGGTCAACGGTGGCAACCAGACCGTCCCGACGCTCGTCTTCGCCGACGGAAGTGCACTCACCAACCCGTCGGTGGCCCAGGTCAAGGAGCAGCTCGCGTCGGTGGCATGA
- a CDS encoding ATP-dependent helicase — protein sequence MTHSRSVLDGLDAEQREAAQAVRGPVCILAGAGTGKTRAITHRIAYAVGSEAVPAGQLLALTFTARAAGELRTRLRTLGAHGVQARTFHAAALRQLSYFSPRVLGGEMPEVVPNTIRLVANAAARTRLRSDRAEVRDLAAEIDWAKAVLAAPQDYPERALAAGRQPPLTPAVVAQVYAEYEQSKRRAGQLDFADLLLIMAGAIEQHADVAEEIRSRYRHFVVDEYQDVSPLQQRILDAWLGDRDDLCVVGDANQTIYSFAGATPQHLLRFTARFPQAVVVKLERDYRSTPQVVELANRLVASAPTPRSSPQAGSAPISGNGTRLRLIGQRPDGPPPTFTEFDDEPAEAAAVAAACRRLIEQGTPPAEIAVLFRINAQSEVYEQALSGAGVAYVLRGGERFFDRPEIREARLLLRGAARSDDRELPLTETVRGVLAGSGWHPDAPPTGGSARERWESLAALVSLADDLIATNPQAHLVELVEELDQRASAQHAPTVQGVTLSSLHSAKGLEWDAVFLVGLTDTTLPISHATTDDQVAEERRLLYVGITRAREQLALSWALARSPGQRRGRRPSRFLDGLRPASSSAAVEARSKKKAVAVEANDAELFGRLRAWRRIQADAQKVPAFVVFSDATLVAIADVAPTSRSALAAVSGVGPAKLDRYAEPILAVLAGGTPEEVGPVAVS from the coding sequence GTGACCCATTCCCGAAGCGTGCTCGACGGTCTGGACGCCGAACAGCGTGAGGCGGCCCAAGCCGTCCGGGGGCCCGTCTGCATCCTGGCCGGCGCCGGCACCGGCAAGACCCGAGCGATCACGCATCGGATCGCCTACGCGGTAGGAAGCGAGGCGGTGCCGGCCGGGCAGCTGCTCGCCCTCACCTTCACCGCCCGCGCGGCCGGCGAGCTCCGCACCCGGCTGCGGACCCTCGGGGCGCACGGGGTGCAGGCGCGAACCTTCCACGCCGCCGCCCTCCGTCAGCTCAGTTACTTCTCGCCCCGGGTGCTGGGCGGGGAGATGCCTGAGGTCGTCCCGAACACGATCCGGCTCGTCGCCAATGCGGCGGCCCGAACCCGGCTGCGCAGTGATCGGGCCGAGGTCCGTGACCTCGCCGCCGAGATCGACTGGGCCAAGGCGGTGCTGGCCGCCCCGCAGGACTATCCCGAGCGGGCCCTGGCCGCCGGGCGCCAACCACCACTCACCCCCGCCGTGGTGGCGCAGGTGTACGCCGAGTACGAACAGTCCAAGCGCCGCGCCGGGCAGCTGGACTTCGCGGATCTGCTCCTCATCATGGCTGGGGCGATCGAGCAGCACGCGGACGTCGCCGAGGAGATTCGTTCCCGCTACCGGCACTTCGTCGTCGACGAGTACCAGGACGTCTCGCCGCTGCAGCAGCGGATCCTCGACGCTTGGCTCGGTGACCGGGACGATCTCTGCGTCGTCGGCGACGCGAACCAGACCATCTACTCCTTCGCCGGAGCCACCCCACAGCACCTGCTGAGGTTCACCGCGCGCTTCCCGCAGGCCGTGGTCGTGAAGCTTGAGCGTGACTACCGTTCGACGCCGCAGGTGGTGGAGCTGGCGAACCGGCTGGTCGCCTCGGCGCCGACGCCGAGGTCCAGCCCGCAGGCCGGTTCAGCGCCGATCTCCGGCAACGGCACCCGACTGCGGTTGATCGGGCAGCGCCCGGACGGCCCGCCGCCCACGTTCACTGAGTTCGACGACGAACCGGCGGAGGCGGCGGCGGTCGCGGCGGCCTGTCGACGGCTGATCGAGCAGGGAACACCCCCGGCCGAGATCGCCGTCCTCTTCCGGATCAATGCTCAGTCTGAGGTGTATGAGCAGGCACTCTCCGGGGCCGGAGTGGCGTACGTGTTGCGCGGCGGCGAGCGTTTCTTCGACCGCCCGGAGATCCGCGAGGCCCGACTGCTGCTGCGCGGCGCCGCCCGCTCGGATGATCGAGAGCTTCCGCTGACCGAGACGGTCCGCGGCGTACTGGCCGGCTCCGGTTGGCACCCGGACGCGCCGCCGACCGGGGGGAGCGCCCGCGAGCGTTGGGAGTCGCTCGCTGCGTTGGTGAGCCTGGCCGACGATCTGATCGCCACGAACCCGCAGGCGCACCTGGTGGAGCTGGTGGAGGAGCTCGATCAGCGCGCCTCGGCCCAGCACGCCCCGACCGTTCAGGGGGTGACGCTCTCCTCGCTGCACTCGGCGAAGGGCTTGGAGTGGGATGCCGTCTTCCTGGTCGGGCTCACCGACACCACCCTGCCGATCTCGCACGCCACCACCGACGATCAGGTCGCTGAGGAGCGGCGGCTGCTCTACGTGGGGATCACCCGCGCCCGCGAGCAGCTGGCCCTCTCCTGGGCGCTGGCTCGCAGTCCCGGGCAGCGCCGGGGGCGGCGACCGAGTCGCTTCCTCGACGGGCTACGCCCGGCCAGCTCGTCAGCGGCGGTCGAGGCCCGTTCGAAGAAGAAGGCAGTCGCCGTCGAGGCCAATGATGCCGAGCTCTTCGGCCGGCTGCGAGCCTGGCGTCGGATTCAGGCCGACGCCCAGAAAGTGCCGGCTTTTGTTGTCTTCTCTGACGCCACGCTGGTGGCGATAGCCGACGTTGCTCCGACATCGCGCAGTGCCCTGGCAGCGGTCTCCGGCGTGGGGCCGGCCAAACTGGATCGCTATGCGGAGCCGATTCTGGCCGTCCTGGCCGGCGGCACCCCGGAAGAGGTCGGCCCGGTAGCGGTCAGCTGA
- a CDS encoding WhiB family transcriptional regulator produces the protein MTLSCLPTDDITSGSALELAHTGLVLDPLSPSCPADLPCQVRDADLWFADTPVQLEAAKALCQDCPVRQACLAGALERREPWGVWGGEIFDHGVVLARKRGRGRPRKSDQDVAA, from the coding sequence ATGACGCTCAGCTGCTTACCCACCGATGACATCACCTCTGGGAGCGCGCTGGAACTGGCCCACACGGGTCTGGTGCTCGACCCGCTCTCACCCAGCTGCCCGGCCGACCTGCCTTGCCAGGTCCGCGACGCGGACCTCTGGTTCGCCGACACACCGGTTCAGCTCGAGGCGGCCAAGGCGCTCTGCCAGGACTGCCCCGTGCGTCAGGCTTGCCTGGCCGGCGCTCTCGAGCGGCGTGAGCCGTGGGGCGTCTGGGGTGGCGAGATCTTCGACCACGGTGTTGTGCTCGCCCGCAAGCGTGGCCGTGGACGGCCGCGCAAATCCGACCAGGACGTCGCCGCGTGA
- a CDS encoding AarF/ABC1/UbiB kinase family protein: MNTTPHRPMAYVGKVKDGTDIPQRRVARTARLATLPLGAAGRATVGIGKRITGKSAEDVAAEFQQRTAEQLFTVLGELKGGAMKLGQALSIFEAALPEASAAPYREALTKLQDSAPPMPAATMHRVLDEQFGKSWTKRFQEFDDTPAAAASIGQVHKAIWSDGREVAVKIQYPGAGPALMADFTQLSRLAWLFGRMSPGMDVKPLISELKERILEELDYGMEADAQRGFAKAYADDPDILVGRVVASAPKVLVTEWIDGTPVSEIIDSGTQAQRDRAGYTLALLQYSSPERAGLLHADPHPGNFRISADGRLGVLDFGAVARLPNGSPKPLGRMTRLALDGRKAELIKEMTEFGFIRPGIELDAQQVLDYLRPILDPLTVENFTFTRDWMRSQAARIGDPRNEEARVGRMFNLPPDYLLLHRVSLGSIAVLCQLGATAPYRALAQRWQPGFAE; the protein is encoded by the coding sequence ATGAATACCACACCCCACAGGCCGATGGCCTATGTTGGCAAGGTGAAGGACGGCACCGATATCCCGCAGCGCAGGGTCGCGCGAACGGCCCGTCTGGCTACGCTTCCGTTGGGGGCAGCCGGACGAGCGACGGTCGGAATCGGCAAGCGAATCACCGGCAAATCGGCCGAGGACGTCGCCGCCGAATTCCAGCAGCGCACCGCCGAGCAGCTCTTCACTGTCCTGGGCGAGCTCAAGGGCGGCGCGATGAAGCTGGGGCAGGCCCTCTCGATCTTCGAGGCCGCGCTGCCGGAGGCCTCAGCCGCGCCCTACCGGGAAGCCCTGACCAAACTGCAGGACTCCGCCCCCCCGATGCCGGCCGCGACGATGCACCGGGTTCTCGACGAGCAGTTCGGCAAGAGCTGGACCAAGCGCTTCCAGGAGTTCGACGACACTCCGGCGGCCGCGGCGAGCATCGGACAGGTTCACAAGGCCATCTGGAGCGACGGCCGCGAAGTGGCGGTGAAGATCCAGTACCCGGGCGCCGGGCCAGCGCTCATGGCCGACTTCACCCAGCTCTCCCGCCTGGCCTGGCTCTTCGGGCGGATGTCTCCCGGTATGGACGTGAAGCCGCTCATCAGCGAACTGAAGGAGCGGATCCTCGAGGAACTCGACTACGGGATGGAGGCCGACGCCCAGCGCGGCTTCGCCAAGGCCTACGCCGACGACCCGGACATCCTGGTCGGGCGAGTTGTCGCCAGTGCCCCGAAGGTGCTGGTGACCGAGTGGATCGACGGCACCCCGGTTTCGGAGATCATCGACTCCGGCACCCAGGCTCAGCGTGACCGGGCTGGATATACCTTGGCCTTGTTGCAGTATTCATCGCCGGAGCGCGCCGGTCTGCTGCACGCCGATCCACACCCTGGCAATTTCCGGATCAGTGCCGATGGACGCCTCGGAGTACTCGACTTCGGGGCCGTGGCCCGGCTGCCCAACGGCTCGCCGAAGCCGCTCGGACGGATGACCCGGTTGGCGCTGGACGGGCGCAAGGCCGAGTTGATCAAGGAGATGACCGAGTTCGGATTCATCCGTCCGGGGATCGAACTCGACGCCCAGCAGGTGCTGGACTATCTGCGTCCGATCCTGGATCCGCTGACCGTGGAGAACTTCACCTTCACCCGGGACTGGATGCGCTCCCAGGCCGCGCGGATCGGTGATCCCCGAAACGAGGAGGCCAGGGTCGGGCGGATGTTCAACCTTCCGCCCGACTACCTGCTCCTGCACCGCGTGAGCCTGGGCTCGATCGCGGTTCTGTGCCAGCTCGGCGCGACGGCGCCTTACCGGGCTCTGGCGCAACGCTGGCAGCCCGGCTTCGCCGAATAG